From a single Rutidosis leptorrhynchoides isolate AG116_Rl617_1_P2 chromosome 5, CSIRO_AGI_Rlap_v1, whole genome shotgun sequence genomic region:
- the LOC139849335 gene encoding uncharacterized protein codes for MIIQELGDHFSEVSTEFLTNMVALSPRNSFCMFDAFNLMRLSEMYPMDFNQAERDLLKHELGIYYDVVHRDPRFANLKGIGELSRLMVETEKHLSYHYVYCLLKLALVLHVATATVERGFSTMKLVKSDLHSRMKDEFLNDWLIGAIEREALARLTNEAIMDCFQRMKYRGGNCDRG; via the coding sequence ATGATAATTCAAGAACTTGGTGATCACTTTAGTGAGGTAAGCACCGAATTTCTTACTAATATGGTTGCTTTAAGTCCGCGTAATTCGTTTTGTATGTTTGATGCGTTTAATTTAATGAGGTTAAGTGAGATGTATCCTATGGATTTTAATCAAGCAGAAAGAGATCTTCTTAAGCATGAACTTGGCATCTATTATGATGTTGTACATCGAGATCCAAGATTTGCTAACTTAAAAGGGATTGGAGAACTTTCTAGATTGATGGTTGAAACCGAAAAACATCTTTCCTATCATTATGTTTACTGTTTATTAAAACTTGCTTTGGTTTTGCATGTTGCAACTGCAACAGTCGAGAGGGGTTTTTCGACAATGAAACTTGTAAAGTCAGATCTGCATAGCCGGATGAAAGATGAATTTCTAAACGATTGGCTAATTGGTGCCATAGAAAGAGAAGCACTCGCTCGTTTAACAAATGAAGCAATCATGGATTGTTTTCAACGAATGAAATACCGTGGGGGCAATTGTGATCGAGGATAA